CCAATTAGCTTACGGAGTTCTTGACGATGCAATAGAAGCTTGCGTGTACGCCTTGGTTCATGATTAAAATATTGTCCACTAGCGTTGTAAGGCGAGATATGCACATTGATCAACCATGCTTCGCCATTGCGAAGCAAAGCATAGCCATCTTGGAGATTGACTTTCCCCGCACGAATCGACTTCACCTCTGTTCCTGTCAACTCAATTCCAGCTTCGTAAGTTTCTAGAATTTCATACAAATAACGGGCTTGACGGTTGTCGCAAATGACTTTGTAACCTTCGTTCTTGTCGCTCATTGATAATTTTGTGTGCTTTAAATGTACCTAAAAAATTATTTGGATTGGTTTGTAAATTATAGGGTGTATCTTAGAACCGCTATAAATGGTGAACTGTATATCACTAATTTAGCTTTTCTAAGTTCACAATTAAGGTTTTCTGGCAACTTTAAGTTAGCTGATACCGATTACCTCTAAGATTTCATAGAACAAGTTGCTTGAGCAACTTGTCTCACCAAGCCTGATTTTGTGCAGTTTCACAGATAGGACTTACACATCAAGTAGAGGTCATACCCTGTGGAAAGCCACTTCTTTACGAAAAACTTCGCGGTAACTTGCTTCTTTGCATTTAGATGAATTGCCCTCACTCCCTTTTTGCATAAATCCTGACAAATATGACGCTAATGAACATTCACTCTCCTTAATTGATGAGTTGTGACAAATTACAAAGCTCTTTATACCTCCTAAGCACAGGGAGTCTAAGGTGGTTAAACTTCGTTAACCTTCCTAATGATTTAAGATTTTCTTTATAAATAAACCCTGAGAGCAGTCATTAGCTGGTAATCCTGTCATAGTATGAAACATAAGAACACTATTATTGTCTGTGTTCAGTAACGGAGTACATAGAAGCAAATTTCTGAGTAAAAAAATGCTAGGGGTGTATTATCCATGCCCTTGACGATCCTTGTAGTGGATGATGATTTGGGCACTCGTCTGTCTGTTAGCGACTATCTTGAACTGTCTGGCTACTCAGTGATCACGGCTAATGACGGTCAAGAGGCTTTGTTTATGGTGGATGAGTATCATCCTGATTTGATTGTCACGGATATTGTTATGCCACGGATGAATGGCTATGAACTGGTGCGCCGGGTGCGTCAACAACCAGTGTTTCGTTTATTGCCTGTAATTTTATTAACGGCACGCATTAAAACCCAAGAAAGAATTCTGGGCTACCAGTCAGGGTGCGATTTATATTTGCCCAAGCCTTTTGAACTGGAAGAGTTAGCAGCAGCAATCCGCAATCTTTTGGAGCGATCGCAAATTATCCAATCAGAGTATCGTTTTTCTCATAAAGATAGTTTGGGCATTTCCGGTTTGACAAAAGCGGGAGATGCCCATAATTCTCTGTCCACTCAAATTCAGAAATCTCATCTGCACTCAGCCCTAACTCACAGAGAACAGGAAGTCTTAGAGTTATTGACTCATGGTCTTTCTAATGCCGAAATGGGTCATCAGCTACACCTGAGTCCTCGAACTGTGGAAAAGTACGTTAGCAGTTTATTGAGAAAAACCTCAACCAGCAACCGCGCGGAATTAGTCCGTTATGCGATGAAGCATGGTTTAGTGGAATAAAAGTTAGGCGTTAAAAGTGAGGAGTGAGGAATTAAAACTCCAAACTCCAAACTCATAACTCCTCACTCATAACTCCTAACTCTTCACTTTTAACTTTTGTGAGCAGACCTTCACAAGCATCGATCAGTAAATCAATAACCTGATTAAATCCCTCTTGACCACCGTAATAGGGATCTGGAACTTCCGTTAGAGTGTGTCGAGAACAAAACTCGCACATCAAACGCACTTTATGCTGATATTGCTTAGTTCGATCGAGAGTGAGGATGTTCTCATAATTTTCTTGATCCATCGCCAAAATCAAATCAAAGTCTTGAAAGTCTGATTTTAGAAACTGTCGTGCTTGACCACGCAGTTTAATACCCAATTTAGTAGCAGCCGCAGCACTCATACGTCTGTCAGGTGGGCTACCAACGTGATAGCTAGATGTACCAGCAGAGTCACAGAGAATGCGATCGCTCAAGCCAGCCTCTTCAATGAGATGATTCATGATATTTTCTGCCGATGGCGATCGGCAGATGTTACCTAAGCAGACAAACAGCAACTTGTAAGGCATAGATATACTTTGTCCTTTGTCAATAGTCATTTGTCCTTTGTCTAATGACTAATGACCAATGACCCTTATGGGTTCGCCAGTCACTCATGGGGGAAACCCCCAAGACCGCGCTGGCTCACTAATGACCAATGACTAAAATCCAGGTAACTCCAACCCACTGGTTAATTCTTCCATGCGTTCCCGCATTGTTGCTGTGGACTTGTTGTAGGCTTCTTTCATTGCCACTGTTACGAGATCGGAAAGTACTTCTGCACCTTCTGCTAAAGCATCTGGAGAAATTTCTACCCGCTTGGGTTCTTGGTTTCCACTGACAATTACCTTCACCAGACCACCGCCAGATTCTCCTTGAATCTCCATTTGCTCCAATTCTTCTTGGAGTCGCTTTGCGCCTTCTTGAACTTGCTGCGCTTTCTTAAAAGCTTCGGCTAATTCTTTCATTTTTCCTAAGCCAAAGCCGAATCCCTGTCCTTTTCCTGTCATAATTATTAATACGCGTGTGCGTTGAATAACAAATCAAATTCAATTATAGATGCGGTAAGTAATTTGACTCTTTTTTTACCAATAATTAATGCGTTATGGGTTGGGAGTAGGGAGTAGGGTATTGAACATTGGTTATTAATTCTTTTACCNNNTCTCCCAATNTCCCCATTCCCCATTCCCCATTCTTTATCCACAAGCACCTTGAAACTCTCCGAGCATTTTGACTTCTGGCTCTAAATTAATAGACCAACGTTCTTGTACTTGATGTTGGATGTGGCGAATGAGACAGAAGATATCACTAGCTTTTGCTCCACCACGATTAACGATAAAATTAGCATGTAGTAGTGCTACTTGTGCTCCACCAATTTGGTAGCCTTTCAGACCAGTTTGTTCAATTAACCAGCCAGCACTGTAAGGTTTGGGATTGCGAAATACACTGCCACAACTGGGGAAGTTGTATGGTTGAGTGCTTAACCGATGCTTTTTGTGTTCTTTGGTAATTGCCACAACTTTTGCTGGGTCTGCACCTGGCGCGAGTTGTAAGGTAGCTTGGGTGACTATGCGATCGCCACCTTGCAATAATGAAGTCCGGTAGCTATAACCTAACTGTTCCGGGGTAAGAGTTTCCAGCGTACCATCGGGTGAAAGTACCTCAGCACTAACTAACATATCTGCGATACAGCTATTATGTGCCCCTGCGTTCATCACCACGGCACCTCCTGCTGTTCCGGGGATACCAACAGCCCACTCCAATCCTTGCCACCCTAATTCTGCTGCCGCCCATGCCAAGCTGGGAATTGATTCTCCGGCAGCAACGGTTAATTGACCGGTTTGGGGGTCAAAGTGGTTAAAGCGGAGATGACGAGTAGCAATAACTAAGCCTGATATACCACCATCGCTTACCAGCAAGTTAGAACCTGCTCCCAGTGTTGTCACCTTTAAATTACGTTCTTTTGCGTACTTAAGACTTGCTTGCAGTGCTTCTAAGTTTCGTGGGGCAACGTATAAATCAGCTGCTCCCCCAACTCTATAGGAAGTAAACGCTGACAAAGAAGCCTGGGACTTGATTGCACAATCAGTACTGGGTAAGTAAATTACTTCACTCTCCACTGAATTAGCTCTTTGTTGTTTCTTTGTATTCAAAGCAGAAACTGTGCAGACTTTTCCAGCTGCCTGGGAAATGGTCATCTTTACTTTTTTTGGTAAAATTTTTACATTAATTTACCGTAAAGATACGGTAATCGAATTCACAGATGAAACCGTTGCTAGAGGGGCGCTTTGCTCGGAAATAAAACTTCGCAAAGTCTCCACTTAGGATGTGGCTTTAGCTAGCTCACAAAGTGTCGTAATTATTTCAGGAATCACCTGGTTCAAATTTCCAGCCCCTAAAAACAGTGCCAAGTCTCCTGGGCGTAGTGTTTCTAGCAAGTACTCACACACTGCGGGTAAAGTTGGTTGATAAACGACAGGAGAATGCTGTTTAGCAATTTCCGCCGTTAGACGTTCACCACTAATTTGCCCTAAATTAGGTTCGCCTGCACTGTAAATATCAGTCAGCACCACCAAATCAGCATGGGTAAAAGACTCGGCAAATTCTTCTAAAAAGGTCAGTGTCCGGCTATAGCGATGAGGTTGGAAGATGGCAACCACTCTTTGCCCTGGTCTTGCCTGTAAACGTGCTGCGGCGAGAGTAACGCGAATCTCGCTCGGGTGATGAGCATAGTCATCAATGAAGGTAATGCCATTGACTTCACCTCGGAACTCAAAGCGTCGTCTTGCTCCTTCAAAGGTGGCGATACCTTTGGCAATTGCTCCAAATTCTAAGCCCAAAGCGCGACCAACAGCCACTGCCGCTAAAGCATTGCTGAGATTATGCCGACTGAGCAAGCGCAACGTCAACACGCCCAAAGCTTTGCCTCTTTCCCAAACCAAAGCTGTGGTACCATCAGCACGATAATCAATATTGGTGACGGTGTAATCAGCGTCGGTATCTGAGTGTAAGCTGTAGCTGATTGTGGGTTGTAAGCGATCGCGCACTGTAGCACAGTCAATGCTACCTATCAACGTTTTACAACCCTTGGCAAATGTCTGGAAGGTGTCAATGACTTCTTCTAATGTATCGTAATGGTCAGGATGATCGAGTTCAATATTGGTAATGATGCCAATTTCGGGAGCGTGTTTTACCAGAGAACCATCTGATTCATCTGCTTCGGCCACCAAATATTGGCTTTGTCCCAATCGAGCATTACCGGACCAAGCATTGACTTCGCCACCGACTAAAATCGTTGGGTCTAGGCCTGCTTCTAGAAGCATATAGCCAATCATACTACTGGTTGTAGTTTTGCCGTGCGTTCCTGCTACTGCAATACTGTAATAATCGGCAATTAAAGCTGCTAGGACATCTGAACGATGTAAAACTGGACAACCTAATTCCAGAACTGCTTTGTATTCTAAATTATTAGTGTTTATTGCTGTTGAACAAATGACTTGAGGCAGTTTTGACTTAGTATCAGTAGGTAATTCTTCCGGTGAATTTAATACTACTGAATCAGCCAATACCTGAGGCTGAAAGAATTCGAGATTGCTTGCCTCTTGTTTGCCGAAAATATGAGCACCGATAGATTCCAACTTGTGCGTAATGTGGTTAGGACGAAGATCCGAACCTGACACTGGAAATTGACGCTTTGCAAGAACGTATGCCAGAGCAGACATACCTATGCCACCGATGCCAATGAAATGAAATGGTCTACCACTAAAATCTACAAAATTAGTCATTTATTGCTCCTCTTACACCACACCACACCATAATCACAAATGACACGCGTATCATAACAGGAATTTGATTTTTACCGTAACTACTCCTGTATCATGTTCATGTTTGATGCCCAAATGATGTTTCTGCTCTGGTTTTCCTGGTTGAGAATGATTTTACCTTGGTTGGAGGTTTTTGCGATTTCTGAACTGTTGTTAAGATTATTCTGAAAATTTTGGCCGCATCGGGAAAGAAATTCTTGTAATGTCAAATACATATTTTTGGCTACCTTACTGGAATTGGCTACATAATACATTGTTTAGTGAAACTAATTTGAAATTGCATCAAGTTTAGGCGTGAATTGAGTACAATAGTACATTGGTAATGAAACTATTTTTCAATTGCATATAACCCAGGCTGATCTGGATGCAGCAACTAGCAATTTTTGGTGGCACATTTGATCCAATTCATTGGGGACACCTGCTCGTAGCCGAGACAGCTTTGCATCAAGTCTCCCTTGAAAAGGTAATTTGGGTACCAACCCTAAATCCTCCTCACAAAGAAGCAGCTTTGTTTGAGCATCGTCTGCAAATGCTGCAATTAGCAATAAAAGATAACCCAGCATTTACTGTCTCACTAGTGGAGACTAATCGGTCTGGGACTTCTTATGCCATTAACACCCTGATTGACTTATCTGCTTGTTACCCAAATACTCACTGGTACTGGATTGTGGGCTTGGATACTTTCCAAACCTTACCCGGTTGGTACCGGGGACACGAATTAGCACAAATGTGTGATTGGTTAATCGCACCCCGACAGCTAGGTGGTGAGACTATAACTCAAAGCAAATTAATCTGCAAGCAAGTCGAGCAACAACTCAAGGAGGAGTCTGTGATCGTTCACTGGCAACTCTTGAATATACCTTTAGTAGGAGTTTCGTCAAGTCTAATTCGCAAATTTTGCCGCAAAGACCAGTCAATTCGTTATTTAGTCCCGGAATCGGTCAGATCATATATCACTAACAACAATCTCTACTCTTACAAATCTGAATAAATTATGTGTTTTTTTATTGATCTAACACTTTATGGTTAAAAGTGCCCCCCCCTTTGCGATATGATTGGGGTCAACGATATCAACATATAAGCATAAATACAGAGGGCAAGACACTGTGATTAGAGTTGCAATCAACGGTTTCGGGCGGATTGGACGTAACTTTGCGCGTTGCTGGGTGGGTAGAGAGAATAGTCGGATCGATCTTGTCGCTATTAATGACACTTCAGACCCTAGAACCAATGCTCACCTGCTAAAGTATGACTCAATGCTAGGCAAGATCAAAGGTGCTGAGATTAGTGCTGACGATAACTCTATCATCGTCAACGGTAAGACCATCAAGTGCGTATCCGATCGCAATCCCGAAAACTTGCCCTGGAAAGATTGGGGAATTGACCTAATTATCGAAGCAACCGGGGTATTTACTAGCAAAGAAGGAGCGCTCAAGCACGTAAATGCTGGAGCCAAGAAAGTCCTGATTACCGCTCCTGGTAAAAACGAGGATGGTACTTTTGTGGTTGGTGTGAATCATCATGACTATGACCACAACAAACACAACATTATCAGTAACGCTAGCTGTACTACCAACTGCTTGGCACCAATCGCCAAGGTGTTGAACGATAAGTTCGGCATCATCAAAGGTACGATGACCACCACCCACAGCTATACAGGC
This portion of the Nostoc sp. GT001 genome encodes:
- the smpB gene encoding SsrA-binding protein SmpB; translation: MSDKNEGYKVICDNRQARYLYEILETYEAGIELTGTEVKSIRAGKVNLQDGYALLRNGEAWLINVHISPYNASGQYFNHEPRRTRKLLLHRQELRKLIGKVEQQGLTLIPLKMYLKRGWLKVSIALGKGKKLHDKREDLKRRQDQRDIQRAMKSY
- a CDS encoding response regulator transcription factor, which codes for MPLTILVVDDDLGTRLSVSDYLELSGYSVITANDGQEALFMVDEYHPDLIVTDIVMPRMNGYELVRRVRQQPVFRLLPVILLTARIKTQERILGYQSGCDLYLPKPFELEELAAAIRNLLERSQIIQSEYRFSHKDSLGISGLTKAGDAHNSLSTQIQKSHLHSALTHREQEVLELLTHGLSNAEMGHQLHLSPRTVEKYVSSLLRKTSTSNRAELVRYAMKHGLVE
- a CDS encoding low molecular weight protein-tyrosine-phosphatase, giving the protein MPYKLLFVCLGNICRSPSAENIMNHLIEEAGLSDRILCDSAGTSSYHVGSPPDRRMSAAAATKLGIKLRGQARQFLKSDFQDFDLILAMDQENYENILTLDRTKQYQHKVRLMCEFCSRHTLTEVPDPYYGGQEGFNQVIDLLIDACEGLLTKVKSEELGVMSEEL
- a CDS encoding YbaB/EbfC family nucleoid-associated protein, which codes for MTGKGQGFGFGLGKMKELAEAFKKAQQVQEGAKRLQEELEQMEIQGESGGGLVKVIVSGNQEPKRVEISPDALAEGAEVLSDLVTVAMKEAYNKSTATMRERMEELTSGLELPGF
- the murB gene encoding UDP-N-acetylmuramate dehydrogenase, with product MTISQAAGKVCTVSALNTKKQQRANSVESEVIYLPSTDCAIKSQASLSAFTSYRVGGAADLYVAPRNLEALQASLKYAKERNLKVTTLGAGSNLLVSDGGISGLVIATRHLRFNHFDPQTGQLTVAAGESIPSLAWAAAELGWQGLEWAVGIPGTAGGAVVMNAGAHNSCIADMLVSAEVLSPDGTLETLTPEQLGYSYRTSLLQGGDRIVTQATLQLAPGADPAKVVAITKEHKKHRLSTQPYNFPSCGSVFRNPKPYSAGWLIEQTGLKGYQIGGAQVALLHANFIVNRGGAKASDIFCLIRHIQHQVQERWSINLEPEVKMLGEFQGACG
- the murC gene encoding UDP-N-acetylmuramate--L-alanine ligase — encoded protein: MTNFVDFSGRPFHFIGIGGIGMSALAYVLAKRQFPVSGSDLRPNHITHKLESIGAHIFGKQEASNLEFFQPQVLADSVVLNSPEELPTDTKSKLPQVICSTAINTNNLEYKAVLELGCPVLHRSDVLAALIADYYSIAVAGTHGKTTTSSMIGYMLLEAGLDPTILVGGEVNAWSGNARLGQSQYLVAEADESDGSLVKHAPEIGIITNIELDHPDHYDTLEEVIDTFQTFAKGCKTLIGSIDCATVRDRLQPTISYSLHSDTDADYTVTNIDYRADGTTALVWERGKALGVLTLRLLSRHNLSNALAAVAVGRALGLEFGAIAKGIATFEGARRRFEFRGEVNGITFIDDYAHHPSEIRVTLAAARLQARPGQRVVAIFQPHRYSRTLTFLEEFAESFTHADLVVLTDIYSAGEPNLGQISGERLTAEIAKQHSPVVYQPTLPAVCEYLLETLRPGDLALFLGAGNLNQVIPEIITTLCELAKATS
- the nadD gene encoding nicotinate (nicotinamide) nucleotide adenylyltransferase, which produces MQQLAIFGGTFDPIHWGHLLVAETALHQVSLEKVIWVPTLNPPHKEAALFEHRLQMLQLAIKDNPAFTVSLVETNRSGTSYAINTLIDLSACYPNTHWYWIVGLDTFQTLPGWYRGHELAQMCDWLIAPRQLGGETITQSKLICKQVEQQLKEESVIVHWQLLNIPLVGVSSSLIRKFCRKDQSIRYLVPESVRSYITNNNLYSYKSE
- a CDS encoding type I glyceraldehyde-3-phosphate dehydrogenase, which translates into the protein MIRVAINGFGRIGRNFARCWVGRENSRIDLVAINDTSDPRTNAHLLKYDSMLGKIKGAEISADDNSIIVNGKTIKCVSDRNPENLPWKDWGIDLIIEATGVFTSKEGALKHVNAGAKKVLITAPGKNEDGTFVVGVNHHDYDHNKHNIISNASCTTNCLAPIAKVLNDKFGIIKGTMTTTHSYTGDQRLLDASHRDLRRARAAAINIVPTSTGAAKAVALVIPDLKGKLNGVALRVPTPNVSMVDFVVQVEKRTITEEVNQALKDAAEGPLKGILDYSELELVSSDYQGSDASSIVDSSLTLVMGNDLVKVMAWYDNEWGYSQRVLDLAELVAEKWV